Genomic DNA from Sporomusaceae bacterium FL31:
CTGGTCCAGCTAAATCATCTGGCAGCCCCCAGCGGCCTGCAGGAATGCGTTCAAGAATTTCTGCACTGCGCTTCGCGTCAGCTTTAATAGGGGCAGTATTGGCAGTATCCATATAACCAGGAGCAATGGCATTTACATTAATTTGATGTTTCGCCCATTCGTTGGCCATCAGACGAGTAATCCCCAACACACCGCTCTTACTGGCGGTATAGGAAGGAACCCGGATTCCCCCCTGAAAAGACAGCATTGAAGCAATATTGATGATTTTTCCACCACGCCCCTGCTTGACAAACTGCTTGGCAGAGGCCTGAGAAAAGAAAAATACTGTTTTAATATTAATATTCATGACTTCATCCCAGTCTTGCTCACTAAATTCCAGCGCATCGGCACGACGAATAATTCCTGCATTATTCACTAGAATATCGAAACCACCAAACTCTTGGACCACCTTTTCAATAATTCCATTAATAGGTTCCGTACTCATGAGATTGGCATCAATGGCTAAAAACTGGCGTCCTAAGCTGCGTACTTGTTCACCTGTTTCACTAGGGTCGCCAATACCAACACTTACAATGTCCGCACCGGCTCGCGCCAGTCCAATCGCCATACCTTGCCCTAGCCCGGTTACTCCGCCGGTGATAATAGCAGTTTTGCCGCTTAGATTAAATAAGTCCATATTGCTTCCTCCAGTCACTTAGAATATTTGCTGCATGGATACGGCATCCATATCGTCAAAAATCTGATTTTCACCGGCCATGCCCCAGATAAACGTGTAGCTATGAGTTCCGACGCCCGAATGAATAGACCAACTGGGAGAAAGCACTGCTTCTTCATTCCGCAGGACAATATGGCGGGTTTCCTTGGGCTCACCCATAAAATGAAAAACAATATTTTCTGCCGGTAAATCAAAATAGAAATACACTTCCATCCGCCGGTCATGCGTATGACACGGCATGCTATTCCACATATTGCCGTTTTTCAATACCGTCATGCCCATCACCAATTGGCAACTCTGAACACCCTGAGGATGAATATATTTATAAATCGTGCGGTCATTTGAATTCTCGATTTTCCCCAGATGATTCCCTTCAAGCCTATCCCGTTCAATTTTAACGGTTGGATAAGATGCATGGGCCGGAGAACTATTAAAGTAAAATTTAGCTGCCTGCTCATTATTATCACTAGAAAAAACCACTTCTTTGACACCACGCCCTATGTATAAGCCATCAGTTGGCTTAAGCGAATACTGCACACCGTCAACAGCAATAGAACCAGCGCCACCCACATTGATAATTCCCATCTCACGCCTTTCAAGAAAGGTATTGACACCCATACCTGTTCCAACCTGCAGCATGTGCGGCTGAACGGGTAAGATACCGCCGGTAATCATCCGATCTACATGACTATAAATCATTTTGCAACAATCTGGCTGAAATAGGTGTCGAATCAAGAAATTTTCTCGTAATTGTTCTGTTGTGTAATGCTTTGCATCTCTCGGATGAGCATTGTGTCTGACTTCCATAATACCAACATCATCTCCCTTATTTTAGAATCCTCGATTACGCACCTCGCCTCCTTTGTCTCATATTATGGAATATAATATCATTATCTGATTTAATTATAATATTTAGAATTTATTCAAACAAGATAATTTTCAAATATTTTACTTTTTAATTCATAATATGAAATATAATTTCACTATATATTTATTTACTCCATTATAATAAAACAATGATACTCATTTACTTGCATTTATGATCCATAAGTTTTACTATATGAAATATAGAATCAATATATTAAGAACCAGCCAAATCAAAAAATTTGAGGAGTGACATCATGGCGGCAAATGATACGATGGAAGTTCAGTCCTTGCATAGAGCACTTAATATTTTAGAAGCGGTCGGACGCAGCGAAACTCCTTTAAGTCTGAAACAGCTTACTGCAATTACCGGATTGCCTAAGCCGACTGTATATCGCTTGCTCCGCAACCTGGAAGATCGTAATTATGTGACATGTGACAATAGCGGCAAATATCGTCTTGGCTTACAGGTGTTGTCATTAAGCCGGTGGGCTGAACAGGATTTCGAAGTCAAGCTGATTGCCAGACCTCATCTTGCGTTTTTGAGTGAACTTAGCAAAGAAACCGTCCACCTTGCCATATTGGAGCAAAATCGCGTTCTTTATGTAGATACTGTTGAAAGTCCTCATGCTTTGCGCTTAGTGACTAAGCTTGGATCGACCAATTCAGTCCATTGCACAGCCTTGGGAAAAGCATTGTTAATGAAACACAGCGACCAGGAAATTCTAGCACTGCTTGCAAGTCAAGAAATGGAGCGGAGAACCGAATATACCATCACCACGCCTGTAGATTTCTTGAGCGAAATGCAGACAGTACGAGCTAAAGGTTATGCCCTGGATGAGCGTGAAAGCGAACTTGAAGGCCGGTGTGTCGGTGCTCCTATCTATGACCATACCGGAACGATTATTGCTGCGATTAGCATATCAGGACTATCTACCCGTTTCTCGGCAGAGCATATTAAAAAAAATATTGTGCCCCATTTATTGGAGCGGACGGCACAACTCTCACGTACCTTAGGCTATCGGGATTGAGCATAAACAGCTTTTGAGCCCCGAGAAACAGTCGGTTCCCCCCCTTAAGAATTCCAATGATTACAAATTAGCCTGATCAGTAAAATGACAATAAAAAACAATCCAAGTCAAACATGACAGACCTATCATGCTTGACTTGGATTGTTTTTTGGGATTGAAAGATACAAATAAATCATTATTAGCGACTACAAGTCGACGTACGAAGATGAAGTTGATCCCACAATTTTTTAAATTTCGCTATTGTTAAAATTTCGTGAGTAAGAAAAATCCCTTGATAAAACGCGCTATAGGTAGTAAAAGCAACCGGTGCATTCTGCGCCTGCTCCCTACTATTAATCTTTATTCTTTGTATTTGAATATTGAATGCAATACCTATTTCATCAAGCTCGCTATGGATATAATGATCCACATATGGACATTGGTCCGTGTACATGACTGTAAGTCCAACAGCATTTTCAATTTTTGCAGTTTTTGCACAAGCTTTAAAGCGAGGCAACGGTACTGTAGTATTAAATCGATGCACCAGAAGCTCAAAATATGGCGGTGCTTGATCTACAACTTCAAATCCCTTTTTCAATAAGTAAGCTTTATCGGAGAGATAAGGTTTCTTTTTATGACTTGAAACAATAATAAGTCCGTTTTTGCCTGCCGCAGTTCGCCTGCATTCCTCTAGCAAAAATGCACCATAACCTTTTTTTCGATACTTGCCTGCCACCCAAAAACAATTAATAAACATATATCCATTTCCATCGATCGGACACCAGGCATTCTCAGCTGGCAAATATTCAATAAAAACTTTTCCTTGGACATCAGCTTTTTGAAAAATTAATCCTTCTTGAAACCGGCTGCGCAGCCATTCTTTTTTCAGCTTTATTCCCAGGTTGGTTTTCTTGTCCGCTAAGGCACAACAAATATGCTCAGTAGCTAGGTTCTCTTCAGTGACACGCAGAAAATTCATCCCATCGCCGCCTTCCCGACAACCTTCCATAACCTAAAAGTAACTATATCTGATAGTCATAAACAGGCTTATGGCACCTTACG
This window encodes:
- the kduD_1 gene encoding 2-deoxy-D-gluconate 3-dehydrogenase — its product is MDLFNLSGKTAIITGGVTGLGQGMAIGLARAGADIVSVGIGDPSETGEQVRSLGRQFLAIDANLMSTEPINGIIEKVVQEFGGFDILVNNAGIIRRADALEFSEQDWDEVMNINIKTVFFFSQASAKQFVKQGRGGKIINIASMLSFQGGIRVPSYTASKSGVLGITRLMANEWAKHQINVNAIAPGYMDTANTAPIKADAKRSAEILERIPAGRWGLPDDLAGPVVFLASEASDYVNGYTLAVDGGWLAR
- the kduI gene encoding 4-deoxy-L-threo-5-hexosulose-uronate ketol-isomerase, producing MEVRHNAHPRDAKHYTTEQLRENFLIRHLFQPDCCKMIYSHVDRMITGGILPVQPHMLQVGTGMGVNTFLERREMGIINVGGAGSIAVDGVQYSLKPTDGLYIGRGVKEVVFSSDNNEQAAKFYFNSSPAHASYPTVKIERDRLEGNHLGKIENSNDRTIYKYIHPQGVQSCQLVMGMTVLKNGNMWNSMPCHTHDRRMEVYFYFDLPAENIVFHFMGEPKETRHIVLRNEEAVLSPSWSIHSGVGTHSYTFIWGMAGENQIFDDMDAVSMQQIF
- a CDS encoding IclR family transcriptional regulator, with translation MAANDTMEVQSLHRALNILEAVGRSETPLSLKQLTAITGLPKPTVYRLLRNLEDRNYVTCDNSGKYRLGLQVLSLSRWAEQDFEVKLIARPHLAFLSELSKETVHLAILEQNRVLYVDTVESPHALRLVTKLGSTNSVHCTALGKALLMKHSDQEILALLASQEMERRTEYTITTPVDFLSEMQTVRAKGYALDERESELEGRCVGAPIYDHTGTIIAAISISGLSTRFSAEHIKKNIVPHLLERTAQLSRTLGYRD
- a CDS encoding N-acetyltransferase; this translates as MNFLRVTEENLATEHICCALADKKTNLGIKLKKEWLRSRFQEGLIFQKADVQGKVFIEYLPAENAWCPIDGNGYMFINCFWVAGKYRKKGYGAFLLEECRRTAAGKNGLIIVSSHKKKPYLSDKAYLLKKGFEVVDQAPPYFELLVHRFNTTVPLPRFKACAKTAKIENAVGLTVMYTDQCPYVDHYIHSELDEIGIAFNIQIQRIKINSREQAQNAPVAFTTYSAFYQGIFLTHEILTIAKFKKLWDQLHLRTSTCSR